Below is a window of Allorhizobium pseudoryzae DNA.
ACGGCCGCTACCGCAAGGATCGGCCAGATGCCAAAGGCGAGGATAAAAAATGTCACAAGCTCTGATCGGCGCCGTATACGACGGTCCGAGGCAGGTAGCGGGGTCGAATTCTCGATGCTGTGATGCACGGGGTCTCCTCCTACTCCTCGCCGCAAGTG
It encodes the following:
- the napE gene encoding periplasmic nitrate reductase, NapE protein, with translation MENSTPLPASDRRIRRRSELVTFFILAFGIWPILAVAAVGGFGFMVWMYQIIAGPPGPPA